CGGTTCCGCTGTTCACCACGCCGGTCGTGACGATCCTGGTGCTCGCCATGATCCTCGCGGCGGCCGTGTTCATGCGGAAGCACGCCATCAACAGGGCGTAACGATCCGGAACGATCGCGACCCGTCTCGTGACGGGTAACCGAAAGACATTCGTTGGGCCACGGAAAGAAGCCAGAAGTTGATCGCGGAGCGGTAGAGACGGCGGGCGGATTCCGCGGGGAATTCATCCGGTTCCTCATCCTCTTCTTCATCATCTGGCTTCTTTCCTATTTTTTGACCCGTCGCGCGCCCGGCCTCCTCGTCGGGATGCAGGAGATCGTCGCCCGCGAGCTCGCCTGGTTCCTCGCGCGCTTCGGGTACTCCTTCAAGCTCGCCGGCTCGTCCTTCCTCTTCTACACGGCCCACGGCGGCGAGAACCTCGTCGTCATCGCCGAGTGTACGGGCGTGTACACGTCGATCATCTTCCTCTCGATCGTGGGCGCGTATCCCGCGCGCGCATGGGAGAAGATCGTCGGCATCCTCGTCGGGTTGCCGGCCATCCACCTCCTCAACTTCGTCCGCATGGTCGTCGTCGCGCTTGTGCTCTTCCACCGGCGCGAACTCTTCGACCTCGTCCACGGGTACCTGTGGCAGGTGGTCTTCTTCATATTCATGCTGGGGCTGGTCGCGCTGTGGATGGGCAGGATCGTGGGCAGGTTCAGGCCGCAGCTGCCCGGGACCCGTCTCGCCGGCGGCCTCGTCTTCGTCGCCAGGATCGTGGCGGCGGCCACCGCGCTCTTCCTCGTGCAACACTACCTGCTCGGGGGGCTCTACATGCGACTCGTCGCGCAGGGGGCGCGTCCGCTTCTCGCCCTCTTCGGCCACCGGATCGTGATGGATCGGGCGATGCGGATCACCGAGGAGATCTCGCTGAACCCGGTCGTCTTCCTCTCCCTGGTGCTCGCCGTGCCGGCCCTGGCGTGGCGGCGGCGCCTCGGGGCGGCGGCGATCGGTCTCGTCATCCTCACCGCCCTGAACAGCATCGTCGTCTTCCTGGCCTTCCTGAGCGCCTACCGCGGGAGCGAGAGGCTCTGGACGGGCACGGAGTTCTTCATGCTGACGATGAATCTCTTCGTTCCGCTGCTGCTCTGGCTCATGCTCGTGCCCGTCGGCAGGCTCCTCTCGCGATCGCGGAGCGCCGGCGGCGCATAGCGTTCCCTCGACATCCGTGGATCAGCCGGTCATGGGGTTTCCGGTTCCCCGGCGGCGATCTCCGCGAGCAACCGCCCCGTGAGGGCCGAGCGGGGCTCATCGGCGAGGATATCGCGGTCGCTCTCGAACCCGTCCCGCTTCTTCACGAGCAGCCAGCGGGTTTTCGGGCCCGCCCCCGTGCGGATCAGGGCGAACCCGCCGCGGAGCTTGCGCCCTTCGAGAAAGATCTCGATCATCCCCTCCTCGCGCGACGCTGCCATCGTGGCGCCCCCCTCCTCCTTCTCCGCGCGGAGGTTGCGATAGGTGCCCGTGTCCCACACCATGACCGTCCCGCCGCCGTACTCCCCCTCGGGGATGATTCCCTCGAATTCGGCGTAGGAGAGCGGGTGGTCCTCGGTGGGCACGGCGAGCCTGCGCTCGCGCGTCGAAAGGGACGGACCCTTCGGAACGGCCCACGAGGCGAGGACGCCGTCGATCTCGATGCGGAAATCGTAGTGGAGATTGCGGGCGTCGTGCTTCTGCACGACGAACCGGAAACCGCCGGCGGTGTTGCCGCCCGCCTCGTCCGCCGGCTCGGGGGTGCGATTGAAATCGCGTTTGCCGCGGTAGTCGTCGAGCGGACGCTTCGCCGCCATGGCCGTTACTCCCCGGGCTTGAGGGCGTACCCGTCCGGGCGGTCCTCGACAATCCAGCCGAGGGCGGCGATCTCGTCGCGGAGCCGGTCGGCCTCCGCCCAGTTCTTCGCGGCGCGCGCGGCCACGCGCTCCTCGGCGAGTTGGGCGACCTCGCCGGGGATCTCGGCCCCGGCCGCCGGCAGGCCACCCCGGAAGAGGCCAAGGATGCGGTCGAAGACCGTCATCGCCCCGAGGAGCTCGTCGATCGCCCCGCGGTCGGCGAGGAGCGCGCCCTCGCCGCGGAAGCGGTTGAGCTCGCGGACGAGCCGGAAGACGTGGCCGATCGCCTCGGCGCTGTTGAAGT
The Candidatus Krumholzibacteriota bacterium DNA segment above includes these coding regions:
- a CDS encoding DNA ligase, which gives rise to MAAKRPLDDYRGKRDFNRTPEPADEAGGNTAGGFRFVVQKHDARNLHYDFRIEIDGVLASWAVPKGPSLSTRERRLAVPTEDHPLSYAEFEGIIPEGEYGGGTVMVWDTGTYRNLRAEKEEGGATMAASREEGMIEIFLEGRKLRGGFALIRTGAGPKTRWLLVKKRDGFESDRDILADEPRSALTGRLLAEIAAGEPETP